The Bradyrhizobium sp. WBAH42 genome includes a window with the following:
- a CDS encoding hydrolase gives MKLSRRTILQGAASAPFALASLRTDALAQTAPAAAAGTELPPILFVHGNGDYGALWMTTLWRMESNGVARDRMMAINFTDPLARNDDKVEQAGRSSTEDQRRELAAAIAELKRRTGAPRVALVGSSRGGNAIRNVIRNGGAGDVSHAVLCGTPNHGVFATDDQPNNEFNGRGTFLRSLNEGESEVTPGVAFLTLRSDGMDKYAQSDGRFIGKPGTPTNVTAEGPELKGATNLVLGALDHREVAFHPRAFREIYKFIAGREPARIAIAPEASVTLSGLVTGTPGGAPTNRPVAGATVDVFRVDPDTGERKAGVLHNSKTGSDGRWGPAQVDPAWSLEFVLTSPDAPTTHIYRSPFPRSSEVVHLRPARPLGPADKDAGAVVIMSRPRGYFGLPRDVVLLDGKEPADVKPGVPTDAAATLRLPASEVGRNIVAQFGEERIVARAWPASENRIAIAELTY, from the coding sequence ATGAAGCTGTCGCGACGGACGATTTTGCAAGGGGCTGCGAGCGCGCCTTTCGCACTTGCGAGCTTGCGGACGGACGCGCTTGCCCAGACCGCGCCCGCCGCCGCGGCGGGCACCGAGCTGCCGCCGATTCTGTTCGTCCACGGCAATGGCGATTACGGCGCGCTCTGGATGACCACCTTGTGGCGGATGGAGTCGAATGGCGTCGCACGCGATCGCATGATGGCGATCAATTTCACCGACCCCCTGGCGCGCAACGACGACAAGGTCGAGCAGGCGGGCCGCTCCTCGACCGAGGACCAGCGCCGTGAGCTTGCTGCCGCCATCGCTGAACTGAAGCGCCGCACCGGCGCGCCTCGCGTGGCGCTGGTCGGCAGCTCGCGCGGCGGCAACGCCATCCGCAACGTCATCAGGAACGGCGGCGCCGGCGATGTCAGCCATGCCGTGCTGTGCGGCACGCCCAATCACGGCGTGTTCGCGACCGACGACCAGCCCAACAACGAGTTCAATGGCCGCGGCACGTTCCTGCGCAGCCTGAACGAGGGCGAGAGCGAGGTGACTCCGGGCGTTGCCTTCCTCACGCTGCGCAGCGATGGCATGGACAAATATGCGCAGAGCGACGGCCGCTTCATCGGCAAGCCCGGCACGCCGACCAATGTCACGGCCGAAGGGCCGGAGCTGAAGGGCGCCACCAATCTCGTACTCGGCGCGCTCGACCATCGCGAGGTGGCTTTTCACCCGCGCGCGTTCCGGGAGATCTACAAGTTCATCGCCGGCCGTGAGCCTGCGCGCATCGCGATCGCGCCGGAGGCCAGTGTGACATTGAGCGGCCTGGTCACCGGCACGCCGGGCGGCGCGCCGACCAATCGCCCGGTCGCGGGTGCAACCGTCGATGTCTTCCGTGTCGATCCTGATACCGGTGAGCGCAAAGCCGGTGTGCTGCACAACTCGAAGACGGGCTCCGATGGCCGCTGGGGGCCGGCGCAGGTCGATCCCGCCTGGTCGCTCGAATTCGTGCTGACCTCGCCGGATGCGCCGACGACGCACATTTATCGCTCGCCCTTCCCGCGCTCGTCCGAGGTCGTGCATCTGCGGCCTGCGCGCCCGCTCGGGCCGGCCGACAAGGACGCCGGCGCCGTCGTGATCATGTCGCGTCCGCGCGGCTATTTCGGCCTGCCGCGCGACGTGGTGCTGCTTGACGGCAAGGAGCCGGCCGACGTCAAGCCGGGCGTGCCCACGGATGCGGCAGCAACCCTGCGGCTTCCCGCCAGCGAGGTTGGACGTAACATCGTCGCCCAATTCGGCGAAGAACGAATTGTGGCACGCGCCTGGCCTGCGTCCGAGAACCGGATTGCCATTGCCGAGCTGACTTACTAG
- a CDS encoding cytochrome P450, with translation MNIASVRRPIIPPAPPRAPDDMSFFGRLAVIRQNMIATWGQRAYEEEVIPGRFFFRNSFILNQPDAIRHVLLSNYENYTRTPAGIRMLRPVLGDGLLIAEGHSWTFQRRTLAPAFTPRATANLVPHMTAVLDETIARLDAKTGEPVDLRQIMQRMTLEIAGRTMFSFGMDQHGATLRDFIIEYAARLGRPYFLDMVLPVSWPSPMDFARARFRKRWTEFVAMLIAERRKAGKKDGAPPRDLFDLMDEARDPETGKGFSDEQLVDEVATMILAGHETTATALFWALYLLALDPETQDEVASETRGEHLDSMADIDRQKFTRAVIDETMRLYPPAFLVARAARDKDNAAGVEIGKGDIIMIAPWLLHRHEKLWDQPNAFIPKRFMSKEAPDRFAYLPFGAGPRVCIGAPFAQAESVLALARLIGAFRVELADPATAVIPLGVVTTQPDHSPMFRITRR, from the coding sequence ATGAATATCGCCAGCGTGCGTCGGCCCATCATCCCTCCGGCTCCCCCGCGTGCGCCCGACGATATGTCGTTCTTCGGCCGGCTCGCGGTTATCCGGCAGAACATGATCGCGACCTGGGGACAGCGCGCCTATGAGGAAGAGGTCATCCCGGGCCGCTTCTTCTTTCGCAACAGCTTCATCCTGAACCAGCCGGACGCGATCCGGCACGTCCTGCTCAGCAATTACGAGAACTACACGCGCACGCCGGCCGGCATCCGCATGCTGCGCCCCGTGCTCGGCGACGGCCTTCTGATCGCGGAAGGTCATTCCTGGACGTTCCAGCGCCGCACACTCGCGCCGGCCTTCACGCCGCGCGCGACCGCGAACCTCGTTCCGCATATGACGGCGGTGCTCGACGAGACCATCGCCAGGCTGGACGCGAAAACCGGGGAGCCGGTCGACCTGCGCCAGATCATGCAGCGCATGACGCTGGAGATCGCCGGGCGCACGATGTTCTCGTTCGGCATGGACCAGCACGGCGCGACGCTGCGCGACTTCATCATCGAATATGCCGCGCGGTTGGGGCGTCCCTATTTCCTCGACATGGTGCTGCCGGTGTCCTGGCCGAGCCCGATGGATTTTGCCCGCGCCCGTTTCCGCAAGCGCTGGACCGAGTTCGTGGCCATGCTGATCGCCGAGCGGCGGAAGGCCGGCAAGAAGGACGGCGCGCCGCCGCGCGACCTGTTCGATCTCATGGACGAGGCACGCGATCCCGAAACGGGCAAGGGCTTCTCGGACGAGCAGCTCGTCGACGAGGTCGCGACCATGATCCTCGCCGGTCACGAGACCACGGCAACGGCGCTGTTCTGGGCGCTCTACCTGCTCGCGCTCGATCCTGAAACGCAGGATGAGGTGGCGTCCGAGACCCGCGGCGAGCATCTCGACAGCATGGCCGACATCGATCGCCAGAAATTCACCCGCGCGGTGATCGACGAGACGATGCGGCTCTATCCGCCGGCCTTCCTGGTCGCGCGTGCCGCGCGCGACAAGGACAACGCGGCGGGCGTCGAGATCGGCAAGGGCGACATCATCATGATCGCGCCTTGGCTGTTGCACCGGCACGAGAAGCTGTGGGATCAGCCGAACGCCTTCATTCCAAAGCGCTTCATGTCGAAGGAGGCACCGGACCGTTTTGCTTACCTGCCGTTCGGCGCGGGTCCGCGCGTCTGCATCGGCGCGCCGTTCGCCCAGGCCGAATCCGTGCTGGCGCTGGCGCGGCTGATCGGCGCATTCCGTGTCGAGCTCGCCGACCCCGCGACCGCCGTGATCCCGCTTGGCGTCGTCACCACCCAGCCGGACCACTCACCCATGTTCCGCATCACGCGTCGGTGA
- a CDS encoding adenylate/guanylate cyclase domain-containing protein, with protein sequence MSDIQAQFSVLKQTADPEVVDAIAQLIANGHDRDLNRINVLDFADRTGLDQEKVISGFLHASRLGLFDMSWNVLCPGCGGVLGAHATLKSLKHEDYNCALCAAGYEASVDEMVEVAFTVSPRVRRIGAHDPDTLPIWEYVRQMFWSSGVDINEESFSRLINEVTLEALELPAGEKAILSLNLPSQFIIVFEPVTHSAHFLDVQGEPTSERQQLSIMFNKLEAPTGTTVMRPGPLRLTLENQSGNRVLPSVWIAADALHEMIGKRKPILTAKRMLSNQTFRDVFKADNLNVDQRLKITSLTFLFTDLKGSTALYERVGDLSAFDLVRAHFRALLEIIAAEKGAVVKTIGDAVMATFVRPEHAITAGLHMRAAMDELNKQRGANDLILKIGIHEGPCLAVMLNERQDYFGQTVNIAARVQSLSTAQEIHITGPVLDVPAVAEILQQREIKPIQKQAALRGIADKMVVYEIP encoded by the coding sequence ATGAGCGACATCCAGGCCCAGTTCTCCGTTCTGAAGCAGACCGCCGACCCAGAGGTGGTCGATGCGATCGCGCAGCTGATCGCCAATGGTCATGATCGCGATCTCAACCGTATCAATGTGCTCGATTTTGCCGATCGTACCGGGCTCGATCAGGAGAAGGTCATTTCCGGATTCCTGCATGCCTCACGGCTCGGCCTGTTCGACATGAGCTGGAACGTGCTGTGTCCGGGCTGCGGTGGTGTCTTGGGCGCGCATGCAACGTTGAAATCGCTGAAGCACGAGGACTACAACTGCGCTCTCTGTGCGGCCGGATACGAGGCGTCCGTCGACGAGATGGTCGAAGTCGCCTTCACCGTCAGTCCGCGGGTCCGCCGCATCGGGGCTCACGATCCCGACACGCTGCCGATCTGGGAGTATGTGCGACAGATGTTCTGGAGCTCGGGTGTCGACATCAACGAGGAATCGTTTTCACGGCTGATCAACGAAGTGACGCTTGAAGCACTCGAACTGCCTGCGGGAGAAAAGGCGATCCTCTCGCTGAACCTGCCCAGCCAGTTCATCATCGTTTTCGAGCCGGTCACCCATTCCGCACACTTCCTGGATGTCCAGGGTGAGCCGACCAGCGAACGCCAGCAGCTTTCGATCATGTTCAACAAGCTGGAGGCGCCCACGGGGACCACCGTGATGCGTCCCGGACCGCTGCGTCTCACGCTCGAGAACCAATCAGGCAATCGCGTGTTGCCGTCGGTCTGGATTGCCGCCGACGCGTTGCATGAGATGATCGGCAAGCGCAAGCCGATCCTGACCGCCAAGCGGATGCTTTCCAATCAGACCTTCCGTGACGTCTTCAAGGCCGACAATCTCAACGTCGACCAGCGGCTGAAGATCACGTCCCTGACGTTCCTGTTCACCGACCTGAAGGGCTCGACGGCCTTGTACGAGCGCGTCGGCGATCTCAGTGCCTTCGATCTCGTGCGAGCGCATTTCCGTGCGCTGCTGGAGATCATCGCGGCCGAAAAGGGCGCGGTGGTGAAGACGATCGGCGATGCCGTCATGGCGACCTTCGTCAGGCCCGAGCACGCCATCACCGCGGGACTGCACATGCGTGCAGCCATGGACGAATTGAACAAGCAACGCGGCGCCAACGATCTCATTCTCAAGATCGGCATCCATGAAGGCCCCTGCCTTGCGGTGATGCTCAACGAGCGGCAGGATTATTTCGGCCAGACCGTCAACATCGCCGCCCGCGTGCAGAGCCTGTCGACCGCGCAGGAGATCCACATCACCGGCCCGGTGCTCGACGTGCCGGCGGTTGCCGAAATCCTTCAACAGCGCGAGATCAAGCCGATTCAGAAACAGGCCGCGCTCCGCGGCATAGCCGACAAGATGGTGGTGTACGAGATACCGTGA
- a CDS encoding TerB family tellurite resistance protein — MLDGLRQFIADIVGPQAQDRAFGDSDYRLAATALLVHVVSLDGQPSAAEQRKLHSLIESHFGLDRGTADRLIADATQVEGEAVDLYHFTSVIMRSLDEAGRKRIVQMMWELVYADGEVSEFEDNVVWRASDLLGISQRDRIELKHAVAERAGGQVKDRAVGPVPGGLPGLRAT; from the coding sequence ATGCTCGACGGCTTGCGTCAATTCATCGCCGACATTGTCGGCCCCCAAGCCCAGGACCGCGCCTTCGGCGACAGCGATTATCGGCTGGCCGCGACCGCGCTGCTGGTCCATGTGGTCTCGCTGGACGGCCAGCCCAGCGCGGCCGAGCAGCGCAAGCTGCACAGCCTGATCGAAAGCCATTTCGGGCTCGACCGCGGCACCGCTGACCGTCTGATCGCGGATGCCACCCAGGTCGAGGGTGAGGCCGTCGACCTCTATCACTTCACCAGCGTCATCATGCGCTCGCTCGACGAAGCGGGCCGCAAGCGGATCGTGCAGATGATGTGGGAGCTGGTCTATGCCGACGGAGAGGTTAGCGAGTTCGAGGACAATGTGGTCTGGCGCGCGTCCGATCTGCTCGGCATTTCCCAGCGCGACCGCATCGAGCTGAAGCACGCCGTTGCGGAGCGTGCCGGTGGCCAGGTCAAGGATCGCGCTGTCGGACCTGTCCCCGGCGGATTGCCTGGCCTGCGCGCCACATGA
- a CDS encoding SDR family oxidoreductase: MTERVTLITGASAGIGMELARVFAANGHRLALTARRVDRLEALASELAARGGKKPIVIACDLENADAGERIAAALAAEGVELDHLVNNAGFGVFGDAIERDRDTQLGIVDVNVRALTDLSLRFADQLVRNKGGLLNVGSVAGFLPGPGMAVYYASKAYVISFTEALRAELAPRGVRVTVLCPGPVPTEFQARAGVGSQHDTAMLNVSAAEVAREAYRGLMANKRAVLPGFGIKIVPFALRFFPRGFILAATSRFQRQRR; encoded by the coding sequence GTGACTGAGCGGGTAACGTTGATCACCGGTGCCTCGGCGGGCATCGGGATGGAGCTGGCGCGTGTGTTTGCCGCCAATGGACATCGCCTCGCATTGACCGCGAGACGGGTGGATCGGCTCGAAGCGCTCGCGAGCGAGCTCGCCGCCAGGGGCGGCAAGAAGCCGATCGTGATCGCCTGCGACCTCGAGAACGCGGATGCCGGCGAGAGGATCGCCGCAGCACTTGCCGCCGAGGGCGTCGAGCTCGATCATCTCGTCAACAATGCCGGCTTCGGCGTGTTCGGCGATGCCATCGAGCGCGATCGCGACACGCAGCTCGGCATCGTCGACGTCAACGTCCGGGCCCTGACGGATCTGTCGCTGCGCTTCGCCGATCAACTCGTCCGGAACAAGGGTGGTCTTCTCAATGTCGGCTCGGTTGCAGGCTTCCTGCCCGGCCCCGGCATGGCGGTCTACTACGCGTCCAAGGCCTATGTGATCTCCTTCACCGAAGCATTGCGGGCGGAGCTCGCGCCCCGCGGCGTTCGCGTCACCGTGCTTTGTCCGGGCCCGGTGCCCACGGAATTCCAGGCCCGCGCTGGTGTTGGCTCGCAACATGATACGGCCATGCTCAACGTTTCTGCCGCCGAAGTTGCGCGGGAGGCGTATCGCGGCCTGATGGCCAACAAACGGGCAGTGCTGCCGGGTTTCGGCATCAAGATTGTGCCGTTCGCGCTGCGCTTCTTTCCGCGTGGCTTCATCCTGGCCGCCACCAGCCGGTTCCAGAGGCAGCGGCGCTGA
- a CDS encoding glutamine amidotransferase, translating to MSFRTDRFGGAEVVAFPQRAPRAAAAETRLPVLIVLHQECSTPGRVGNALRALGHRLDIRRPRFGDPLPETLDQHAGAVIFGGPMSANDPDDYIRREIDWIEIPLREQRPLLGICLGAQMLAMQLGARVAPHAQALTQIGYYPIRPTAAGRALCPHWPAQVYHWHREGFELPLGADLLAEGDDFPVQAFRAGNAFGVQFHPDVTYAMMCRWTTRGYDGFSAPGARQRHHHFADRAVYDVAERAWLDRFIDGWLERRPVLAQAAE from the coding sequence ATGTCATTCCGGACGGACAGGTTTGGTGGCGCAGAGGTGGTCGCCTTCCCACAGAGGGCGCCGCGCGCCGCCGCCGCTGAAACCCGGCTGCCGGTTCTGATCGTCCTGCATCAGGAGTGCTCGACGCCCGGCCGCGTCGGCAATGCGCTGCGCGCGCTCGGCCATCGCCTCGACATCCGCCGTCCCCGCTTCGGCGATCCCCTGCCCGAGACGCTCGATCAGCACGCCGGCGCCGTGATCTTCGGCGGCCCGATGAGCGCCAACGATCCCGACGATTACATCCGTCGCGAGATCGACTGGATCGAAATTCCGCTCCGCGAACAGCGGCCGTTGCTCGGCATTTGCCTCGGTGCGCAGATGTTGGCGATGCAGCTCGGGGCCCGTGTCGCGCCGCATGCGCAGGCGCTGACGCAGATCGGCTACTATCCGATCAGGCCGACCGCCGCAGGCCGCGCGCTCTGCCCGCATTGGCCGGCGCAGGTCTATCATTGGCATCGCGAGGGCTTTGAGCTGCCGCTCGGCGCCGACTTGCTCGCCGAAGGCGATGATTTCCCGGTGCAGGCGTTCCGCGCCGGCAATGCTTTCGGTGTGCAGTTCCACCCCGATGTGACCTACGCGATGATGTGCCGCTGGACCACGCGCGGCTACGACGGCTTCAGCGCGCCTGGGGCGCGGCAGCGGCATCATCACTTCGCGGATCGTGCCGTCTACGATGTCGCCGAACGCGCCTGGCTCGATCGCTTCATTGATGGCTGGCTGGAGCGCCGGCCGGTGCTGGCGCAAGCCGCCGAGTGA
- a CDS encoding enoyl-CoA hydratase, giving the protein MAYEHILYEVSDKIATITLNRPDRMNAWTPIMERDVRHAMEASNADDNVRVIVLTGAGRAFCAGADMDALKGLDPNDVRRASNLPPFDMNRRPDWQTRYGYYPSIKKPVIAMLNGATAGIGLVHALYCDLRFAADNTVFTTAFARRGLIAEHGISWMLPRIVGHANALDLLLSARRVSSDEALRMGLVNRLCSPEKLREETYAYARDLADFVSPSAMAVIKRQLYEVPFQTLAEATIEANREMMVALNGSDFREGVASFMEKRPPRFTGR; this is encoded by the coding sequence GTGGCCTACGAACACATTCTCTATGAGGTGAGCGACAAGATCGCGACCATCACGCTCAATCGCCCCGATCGCATGAATGCATGGACGCCGATCATGGAGCGTGACGTGCGCCACGCGATGGAGGCGTCGAACGCCGACGACAATGTCCGCGTCATCGTCCTCACCGGCGCGGGCCGCGCCTTCTGCGCCGGCGCCGACATGGATGCGCTGAAGGGCCTCGATCCCAACGACGTCAGGCGTGCCTCGAACCTGCCGCCGTTCGACATGAATCGCCGGCCGGACTGGCAGACGCGGTACGGCTACTATCCTTCGATCAAGAAGCCGGTCATCGCGATGCTGAATGGCGCCACGGCCGGCATCGGCCTCGTGCATGCGCTCTATTGCGACCTGCGCTTTGCCGCCGACAACACCGTGTTCACCACCGCCTTCGCGCGGCGCGGCCTGATCGCCGAGCACGGCATCAGCTGGATGCTGCCGCGCATCGTCGGCCACGCCAATGCGCTGGATCTGTTGCTCTCGGCGCGGCGCGTCTCCAGCGATGAGGCGTTGCGGATGGGCTTGGTCAACCGGCTGTGTTCGCCGGAGAAGCTGCGCGAGGAAACCTATGCTTACGCGCGCGATCTCGCCGATTTCGTCTCGCCGAGCGCGATGGCCGTGATCAAGCGCCAGCTCTACGAGGTGCCGTTCCAGACGCTGGCCGAGGCGACGATCGAGGCCAACCGCGAGATGATGGTGGCGTTGAACGGGAGCGATTTCCGCGAGGGTGTAGCGAGCTTCATGGAGAAGCGGCCGCCGAGGTTTACGGGGAGGTAG
- a CDS encoding YggT family protein gives MRAVLDIVIIVLDLYVWLLIASAILSWLIAFNVVNTRNQFVSAVAEFLYRITEPLLAPIRNFLPSLGGLDISPIILILIIMFIERVILYYIYPNVI, from the coding sequence ATGCGTGCCGTTCTCGACATCGTCATCATCGTGCTCGATCTCTACGTCTGGCTGCTGATCGCCTCCGCGATCCTGTCCTGGCTGATCGCCTTCAACGTGGTCAACACCCGCAACCAGTTCGTCTCGGCAGTGGCGGAGTTCCTGTACCGGATCACCGAGCCCCTGCTTGCGCCGATTCGCAATTTCCTGCCCAGTCTCGGCGGTCTCGACATCTCGCCGATCATCCTGATCCTGATCATCATGTTCATCGAGCGGGTGATTCTGTACTACATCTACCCGAACGTGATCTAA
- a CDS encoding DUF167 domain-containing protein produces the protein MVANKEPWRYSAAGISIALRVTPRGGRDDVDGIEQLSDGRSVLKVRVRAIADGGEANKAVLLLLAKSLDVPKASVKLLSGATSRLKQIAVDGDPARLGEALRQLVSAKSKD, from the coding sequence TTGGTTGCCAACAAGGAGCCTTGGCGCTACTCGGCCGCAGGGATCAGCATCGCGCTGCGGGTGACGCCGCGCGGAGGCCGCGACGACGTCGACGGGATCGAGCAACTTTCGGATGGCCGCAGCGTGCTCAAGGTGCGGGTGCGCGCCATCGCCGATGGCGGCGAGGCCAACAAGGCCGTTCTGCTGCTGCTGGCGAAATCACTCGACGTGCCCAAGGCCAGCGTGAAATTGCTATCCGGAGCCACGTCGCGGCTGAAGCAGATCGCGGTCGACGGCGATCCGGCGCGGCTCGGCGAAGCCCTGCGCCAGCTTGTATCGGCCAAATCGAAGGACTGA
- the folD gene encoding bifunctional methylenetetrahydrofolate dehydrogenase/methenyltetrahydrofolate cyclohydrolase FolD, with protein sequence MTAEIIDGKVIAAELRGRVTEEVARVKREHNLVPGLAVVLVGNDPASEVYVRSKHTQTQAAGMASFEHKLPADVSQADLLALVAKLNRDPAVHGILVQLPLPKGLNTEAVINAIDPGKDVDGLHPNNAGRLAGGFDALSPCTPLGCIILTKSVHASLEGMNAIVIGRSNLVGRPLVQLLLNENATVTIAHSRSRDLPGLVRKADLVYAAVGRPEMVRGDWLKPGATVIDVGINRIPKEDGKTRLVGDVAYQEALAVAGAITPVPGGVGQMTVACLLVNTLRAACAIAGLPKPAV encoded by the coding sequence ATGACCGCTGAGATCATCGATGGAAAAGTCATTGCGGCAGAACTCCGTGGCCGCGTCACTGAGGAGGTCGCCCGCGTCAAGCGCGAGCACAACCTGGTGCCGGGCCTTGCAGTGGTCCTGGTCGGCAATGACCCCGCCAGCGAGGTCTATGTCCGCTCAAAACACACCCAGACTCAGGCCGCGGGCATGGCCTCGTTCGAGCACAAGCTGCCGGCCGACGTCTCGCAGGCAGATCTGCTGGCGCTGGTCGCAAAGCTCAACCGCGATCCCGCCGTGCACGGCATTCTCGTGCAATTGCCGTTGCCGAAGGGATTGAACACCGAGGCCGTCATCAACGCCATCGATCCCGGCAAGGACGTCGACGGGCTGCATCCGAACAATGCTGGCCGGCTCGCCGGCGGCTTCGATGCGCTGTCCCCCTGCACGCCGCTCGGCTGCATTATCTTGACCAAGAGCGTGCATGCCTCGCTGGAGGGCATGAACGCGATCGTCATCGGCCGCTCGAACCTGGTCGGCCGCCCGCTCGTGCAATTGCTGCTGAACGAGAACGCCACGGTAACGATCGCGCATTCGCGCTCGCGCGATCTGCCCGGCCTCGTGAGGAAAGCGGACCTCGTCTATGCCGCGGTTGGAAGACCAGAGATGGTGCGCGGCGACTGGCTGAAGCCGGGCGCGACCGTGATCGATGTCGGCATCAACCGCATTCCGAAGGAGGACGGCAAGACGCGCCTCGTCGGCGACGTCGCCTATCAGGAAGCGCTTGCCGTTGCCGGCGCGATCACGCCGGTGCCGGGCGGCGTCGGCCAGATGACGGTGGCGTGCCTCCTGGTGAACACGCTGCGCGCGGCGTGCGCCATCGCAGGGCTGCCGAAGCCGGCGGTGTAA